The Elephas maximus indicus isolate mEleMax1 chromosome 19, mEleMax1 primary haplotype, whole genome shotgun sequence genome contains a region encoding:
- the CA4 gene encoding carbonic anhydrase 4 translates to MRLLFALLALAAARPLARAESHWCYEIQAKASNYTCLAPNRWGEYCQSSHQSPIDIVTSKVQVNHSLGPFSFSGYDKKHKWTVQNNGHTVMVLLGDEATIAGGGLATRYRAKQLHLHWSEVLDEGSEHSLDGDRFAMEIHIVHEKENGILRNKKEAQDPKDEIAVLAFLVQAGSENDGFQPLVEALADIPKPDMRTTIKKSSSLLDLLPKEEKLRHYFRYLGSLTTPGCDEKVVWTVFMEPIQLDKDQILAFSQKLYYDKAQKLRMTDNVRPLQRPSHRQVFKSQAAGPLLPLALPALLAATLSLMAGFLH, encoded by the exons ATGCGGCTGCTGTTCGCTCTCCTGGCCCTGGCCGCGGCCCGGCCCTTGGCCCGCGCAG AGTCACACTGGTGCTACGAGATTCAAGCCAAGGCCTCCAATTACACCTGCTTGG CGCCGAACCGATGGGGTGAATACTGCCAGAGCAGCCATCAGTCCCCCATCGACATTGTCACCAGCAAGGTGCAGGTGAACCACAGCCTGGGGCCCTTCTCCTTCTCTGGCTATGACAAGAAGCATAAGTGGACTGTCCAAAACAATGGGCACACAG TGATGGTGTTGCTGGGGGATGAGGCCACAATTGCAGGAGGAGGACTAGCCACCCGCTACCGGGCCAAGCAGCTGCACCTGCACTGGTCTGAGGTGCTGGATGAGGGGTCGGAGCACAGCCTTGATGGGGACCGCTTTGCCATGGAG ATACACATAGTACATGAGAAAGAGAATGGGATATTGAGGAACAAGAAAGAGGCCCAGGACCCCAAAGATGAGATCGCAGTGCTGGCCTTCCTGGTGCAG GCTGGATCTGAGAATGATGGCTTCCAGCCCCTGGTGGAGGCGCTGGCTGATATCCCCAAACCTG ACATGAGGACCACAATAAAGAagagcagcagcctgctggaCCTGCTCCCCAaggaggagaaactgaggcactatTTCCGCTACCTGGGCTCGCTCACCACGCCGGGCTGCGATGAGAAGGTCGTCTGGACTGTGTTCATGGAGCCCATTCAGCTTGACAAAGACCAG ATCCTGGCATTCTCCCAGAAGCTGTACTACGACAAGGCCCAGAAACTGAGGATGACGGACAACGTCAGGCCCCTGCAGCGCCCGAGCCATCGCCAGGTGTTCAAGTCCCAGGCTGCGGGACCGCTGTTGCCCTTGGCACTGCCTGCCCTGCTGGCCGCCACGCTCTCCCTGATGGCCGGCTTCCTCCACTGA